The following proteins come from a genomic window of Gammaproteobacteria bacterium:
- the lepA gene encoding translation elongation factor 4, translating into MQLDRIRNFCIVAHIDHGKSTLADRLLELTGALDPRQMRAQVLDSNELERERGITIKLHAVRMDYTARDGERYQLNLIDTPGHVDFTYEVSRSLAACEGAILVVDASQGVQAQTISNLFLALDADLEVIPVINKIDLPGAEPERRRDELADLLGVDPSEVLLASAKEGTGAAEILEAVIERVPPPEGDPEAPLRALIFDSYYDQYLGAVPSVRVVDGVLRPGMDIGFGTVNATYEVTEVGYTRLVRVPRDALHPGEVGYLVAAIKSVTHTRVGDTVVEASRRATELLPGYKEVRPMVFAGLYPSNADDYESLRDALDRLRLNDGSLHYVPETSAALGFGFRCGFLGLLHMEIVQERLDREFGVSLITTVPNVEYHITLTDGSELAIENPTRLPGRGKLKSVAEPWVRAHIVSPAEYIGNVQKLCHDRRGTFKGMRYLDPRRVEMDFELPLAEIVLDFYDRLKGSTRGYAALDYEFAEYRPDNLVKLDVLVNGDPVDAFSVIIHHDRAQLYGRDLVRKLKELIPRQQFQVALQAAIGSKIVARTNVKALRKAVTAKCYGGDITRKRKLLERQKEGKKRMKLVGSVEIPQEAFLAVLSIEQ; encoded by the coding sequence GTGCAGCTCGACCGCATCCGCAACTTCTGCATCGTCGCCCACATCGACCACGGCAAGTCGACCCTGGCCGATCGGCTCCTGGAGCTCACAGGCGCGCTCGATCCCCGGCAGATGCGCGCCCAGGTGCTCGATTCCAACGAGCTGGAGCGCGAGCGGGGCATCACCATCAAGCTGCACGCCGTGCGCATGGACTACACGGCGCGCGACGGCGAGCGCTATCAGCTCAACCTGATCGACACCCCCGGACACGTCGATTTCACCTACGAGGTGTCACGCTCCCTGGCCGCATGCGAGGGCGCCATCCTGGTCGTCGACGCCAGCCAGGGCGTCCAGGCCCAGACCATCTCGAACCTGTTCCTGGCGCTGGACGCGGACCTGGAGGTGATCCCGGTGATCAACAAGATCGATCTTCCAGGCGCCGAGCCGGAGCGCCGCCGCGACGAGCTCGCGGACCTGCTGGGGGTCGATCCCTCCGAGGTGCTGCTCGCCAGCGCCAAGGAGGGGACGGGCGCCGCGGAGATCCTGGAAGCGGTCATCGAACGGGTGCCCCCTCCGGAGGGAGACCCGGAGGCGCCCCTGCGCGCGCTCATCTTCGACTCCTACTACGACCAGTACCTGGGCGCGGTCCCGAGCGTGCGCGTGGTGGACGGTGTGCTGCGCCCCGGGATGGACATCGGTTTCGGCACCGTGAACGCCACCTACGAGGTAACCGAGGTGGGCTACACGCGGCTGGTGCGCGTGCCCCGCGATGCCCTCCACCCCGGGGAAGTGGGCTACCTGGTCGCGGCCATCAAATCGGTCACGCACACGAGGGTGGGGGACACCGTCGTAGAGGCCTCCCGCAGGGCGACCGAACTGCTGCCGGGCTACAAGGAAGTCCGCCCCATGGTGTTCGCGGGGCTCTATCCCAGCAACGCCGACGACTACGAGTCGCTGCGCGACGCGCTCGACCGGCTCAGGCTCAACGACGGCAGCCTGCACTACGTGCCGGAGACCTCGGCCGCCCTCGGATTCGGCTTCCGCTGCGGCTTCCTCGGGCTGCTGCACATGGAGATCGTCCAGGAGCGGCTGGACCGCGAGTTCGGCGTCAGCCTGATCACCACCGTGCCCAACGTCGAGTATCACATCACGCTCACCGACGGCAGCGAGCTGGCGATCGAGAACCCCACTCGCCTGCCTGGACGCGGCAAGCTGAAGTCGGTCGCCGAGCCCTGGGTGCGCGCGCACATCGTGTCGCCCGCCGAATACATCGGCAACGTGCAGAAGCTCTGCCACGATCGGCGCGGGACGTTCAAGGGGATGCGCTACCTGGATCCCCGGCGCGTGGAGATGGACTTCGAGCTGCCGCTGGCCGAGATCGTCCTGGACTTCTACGACCGCCTCAAGGGCAGCACGCGCGGCTACGCGGCGCTCGACTACGAGTTCGCGGAGTACCGGCCCGACAACCTGGTGAAGCTGGATGTGCTGGTGAACGGCGATCCGGTGGATGCCTTCAGCGTCATCATCCACCACGACCGCGCGCAGCTCTACGGCCGCGACCTGGTGCGCAAGCTGAAGGAGCTCATCCCGCGCCAGCAGTTCCAGGTGGCGCTGCAGGCGGCGATCGGGTCCAAGATCGTGGCGCGCACCAACGTGAAGGCCCTGCGCAAGGCGGTGACCGCCAAGTGCTACGGCGGCGACATCACGCGCAAGCGCAAGCTGCTCGAACGGCAGAAGGAGGGGAAGAAGCGGATGAAGCTGGTGGGGTCGGTCGAGATCCCGCAGGAGGCGTTTCTAGCCGTGCTATCTATTGAACAGTAA
- a CDS encoding ROK family protein, with translation MAKWIAGVDIGGTTLSVGMVPAEGGRPRALRMEDTAGGQGGSAVIAQVAAMVRAAVDELARTEGPGATVAGVGVAAPGSLDRARGVVLESHNLGWFGLPLRDRVQAATGLPAVLENDANCAAYGEWWQGAGRGFRSVLGITLGTGIGGGIVIDGRPFAGATGAAGEIGHMTVEFGGRPCTCGGRGCLEAYASGPAIARAAVEGLAGRTRSTLPELVDGDLNRITAATVHEAAAGSDAYAAGVLARAACMLAAGITGAVNLLGPEAVVVMGGVAAAGDLFFGPLAAELGRPRFRSALDACTFVPGALPGTAGVVGAAGVFRLRTDPVRD, from the coding sequence ATGGCGAAGTGGATCGCCGGGGTCGATATCGGTGGGACCACGCTCTCGGTGGGGATGGTTCCGGCGGAGGGAGGGCGTCCGCGCGCGCTCCGGATGGAGGACACGGCGGGCGGGCAGGGCGGAAGTGCGGTGATCGCCCAGGTTGCCGCGATGGTCCGCGCGGCCGTGGATGAGCTGGCGCGCACGGAGGGCCCGGGCGCCACGGTAGCCGGCGTCGGGGTCGCGGCGCCGGGATCGCTGGACCGCGCCCGCGGCGTGGTGCTCGAGTCGCACAACCTGGGGTGGTTCGGGCTTCCGCTGCGCGACCGCGTCCAGGCCGCGACCGGCCTGCCCGCCGTCTTGGAGAACGACGCCAACTGCGCCGCCTACGGGGAATGGTGGCAGGGGGCGGGGCGCGGCTTCCGGTCGGTGCTGGGAATCACCCTGGGCACCGGAATCGGCGGCGGGATCGTCATCGACGGCCGGCCCTTCGCCGGGGCGACGGGAGCCGCCGGGGAGATCGGGCACATGACGGTCGAGTTCGGCGGCCGACCCTGCACGTGCGGAGGCAGGGGGTGCCTCGAGGCCTACGCCTCCGGGCCGGCGATCGCGCGCGCCGCGGTCGAGGGGCTGGCCGGTCGGACGCGGTCGACTCTGCCCGAGCTGGTCGATGGCGACCTGAACCGCATCACGGCCGCCACCGTGCACGAGGCGGCGGCGGGGAGCGACGCCTACGCGGCTGGCGTGCTGGCGCGCGCGGCATGCATGCTCGCGGCCGGGATCACCGGCGCGGTCAACCTGCTCGGCCCGGAGGCGGTGGTGGTGATGGGCGGGGTGGCCGCGGCCGGCGACCTGTTCTTCGGCCCGCTCGCCGCGGAACTCGGCCGCCCCCGCTTCCGCTCGGCGCTGGATGCCTGCACGTTCGTGCCGGGAGCGCTCCCGGGGACCGCCGGGGTGGTGGGGGCGGCGGGGGTGTTCCGCCTGCGGACCGATCCGGTCCGTGACTGA
- the mmuM gene encoding homocysteine S-methyltransferase, which yields MSPAEKNGPLAPFLARGRPLIADGGLATALEARGHRLGTRLWSAELLVSNPDAIRDIHAEYLAAGADCVSTASYQASFAGFREQGYDDAEAAGFLELSVALALEARDRYWAVEANRTGRLRPLVAASAGPYGAYLADGSEYDGRYGVEFGVLDAFHRRRFRLFARSGADLILCETIPSGLEVEALLGILDETPEACVWMSFCCADGARLWDGTPVEEVARLCDRADRVVAVGVNCVAPAHVGELIGRIRTVTDLPAIAYPNSGEVYDARTGTWHWPANGAGGAGEPIPDAGDWIARGAAGVGGCCRVGPAEIRALRRQIAGVPLAPSGGSPGGGFGPSDRQR from the coding sequence ATGAGCCCGGCGGAGAAGAACGGGCCTCTTGCGCCGTTTCTCGCTCGCGGGAGGCCCTTGATCGCCGACGGGGGTCTGGCGACGGCGCTCGAGGCCCGCGGACACCGGCTCGGCACCCGGCTCTGGTCGGCGGAACTGCTCGTCTCGAACCCCGATGCCATCCGCGACATTCACGCCGAATACCTCGCAGCAGGTGCGGATTGCGTCTCCACCGCCAGCTACCAGGCGAGCTTTGCCGGCTTCCGCGAGCAGGGCTACGACGATGCCGAGGCGGCCGGCTTCCTTGAGCTGTCGGTCGCGCTGGCTCTCGAAGCGCGCGATCGCTACTGGGCGGTTGAGGCCAACCGCACCGGGCGGCTGCGGCCGCTGGTGGCGGCGAGCGCCGGCCCATACGGGGCGTATCTCGCGGACGGGTCCGAGTACGATGGCCGCTACGGCGTCGAGTTCGGGGTGCTGGACGCGTTCCACCGGCGCCGATTCCGGCTATTCGCGCGCTCGGGCGCCGACCTGATCCTGTGCGAGACCATCCCCTCGGGTCTCGAGGTCGAGGCATTGCTCGGGATTCTGGACGAGACGCCGGAGGCCTGCGTGTGGATGAGCTTCTGCTGCGCGGATGGCGCGCGGCTCTGGGACGGCACGCCGGTGGAGGAGGTCGCACGCCTCTGCGATCGGGCGGACCGGGTGGTGGCGGTGGGAGTCAACTGCGTCGCCCCCGCCCATGTCGGCGAGCTCATCGGGCGAATCCGCACCGTGACCGATCTTCCCGCAATCGCCTATCCCAACTCGGGGGAGGTGTACGACGCCCGCACCGGCACGTGGCACTGGCCCGCGAACGGCGCCGGCGGGGCCGGCGAGCCGATCCCGGATGCGGGCGACTGGATCGCCCGCGGTGCGGCAGGAGTCGGCGGGTGCTGCCGCGTCGGTCCCGCGGAGATCCGCGCGCTGCGACGGCAGATCGCGGGTGTGCCGCTGGCGCCTTCCGGTGGATCGCCCGGTGGCGGATTCGGTCCCTCCGACCGGCAGCGGTGA
- a CDS encoding cytochrome P450 — MQNATTMNRGDASRARRFPRGARVTVEALAGDPYPLFHELRAAEPVTWVPELGMWMLTRRDDIVEVLADWKRFTTDAPASTIRDIFGSHMLTTDGEPQIRYKRRFIGPFRRGNLERNLLGTVRAVLDRLMGELEDGRRRAADLRARLARPLSVRSICRVLGLPERDGPRLLAWYDDFAAALENFTGDPEVRRRGKAAAREFGKYVTPFLQGRSSVPEGSTIAGLRTDAEPLAEAEMVANLLIILFGGIETTESAIASAIWAALTHRTVSRLAAYDPDRLDDVFEESLRWDAAVQSCTRFTTEAVEIRGVRIPANETVQCMLGAANRDPAHFDDPDRFDADRPNARDHLSFGAGRHFCLGATLARIEAREALARVFRLPGLRLDPERPSRPHGHEFRAPPGVWVVWG; from the coding sequence ATGCAGAACGCTACAACGATGAATCGGGGCGATGCCAGCCGCGCCCGGCGGTTCCCCCGGGGAGCCCGGGTGACCGTCGAGGCGCTGGCCGGCGATCCCTACCCCCTGTTCCACGAACTCCGGGCTGCGGAACCGGTGACATGGGTTCCGGAGCTCGGCATGTGGATGCTCACGCGCCGGGACGACATCGTGGAGGTGCTGGCCGACTGGAAACGCTTCACAACCGACGCGCCCGCCTCCACCATCCGCGACATCTTTGGCTCGCACATGCTCACAACCGACGGCGAGCCCCAGATCCGCTACAAACGCCGCTTCATCGGCCCGTTTCGGCGCGGCAACCTCGAGCGCAATCTGCTCGGGACGGTGCGGGCGGTGCTTGACCGGCTGATGGGAGAGCTGGAAGACGGTCGGCGGCGCGCGGCCGATCTGCGGGCCCGGCTGGCGCGGCCACTGTCGGTGCGGAGCATCTGCCGGGTGCTGGGGCTTCCGGAACGCGATGGACCCCGCCTGCTCGCCTGGTACGACGACTTCGCCGCGGCGCTCGAGAACTTCACCGGCGATCCCGAGGTGCGGAGGAGGGGGAAGGCCGCGGCCCGCGAGTTCGGCAAGTACGTGACGCCCTTCCTGCAGGGGAGGAGCTCCGTGCCCGAGGGCTCGACCATCGCGGGGCTCCGCACCGACGCGGAGCCGCTTGCGGAGGCGGAGATGGTCGCCAACCTGCTGATCATCCTCTTCGGCGGCATCGAGACCACCGAGTCGGCCATCGCCAGCGCCATCTGGGCCGCGCTGACTCACCGGACGGTTTCGAGGCTGGCCGCGTACGACCCGGACCGGCTGGACGATGTGTTCGAGGAGTCTCTCAGGTGGGACGCGGCCGTCCAGTCCTGCACGCGTTTCACCACGGAGGCGGTCGAGATCCGGGGCGTGAGGATCCCCGCCAACGAGACCGTCCAGTGCATGCTGGGCGCCGCCAACCGCGATCCCGCCCACTTCGACGATCCCGACCGCTTCGATGCGGACCGGCCCAACGCGCGCGACCACCTGTCCTTCGGCGCCGGGCGCCACTTCTGCCTGGGAGCCACCCTGGCGCGCATCGAGGCGCGGGAGGCGCTGGCGCGGGTGTTCCGCCTGCCGGGCCTGCGACTCGACCCGGAGCGGCCCAGCCGCCCGCACGGCCACGAGTTCCGGGCCCCGCCGGGGGTTTGGGTGGTGTGGGGGTGA
- a CDS encoding prolyl oligopeptidase family serine peptidase translates to MSSSADFRPAPIPSRNSSARRRLAAVSVAAVSVAAVCLAAALPLSAQDPPRVAPEGYGRWENLGPALLSPHGDWVAYTVSRVDETAELRVRRLSEDATRVFPWGRSPRFSPDGGWLAWTVGLSPDETERREEEGDALREGAALLDLATGDMREFASVSGWSFDSSGRFLALRADPPEEPAGKGADLRIVVLATGSETSFGNVGEMAWSSSGSRIAMVIATGTDLGNGVQVYDAGSGTLQSVDASGAGYRGLAWRDDAADLAALRSREDASAGGSAYDVLAWRGLDRGPEMVVLGEGAAGIANGLEVVDRAPQWSDEGAIISIGLRSREEEDAQDAGATGTSEADADETGSADSQDDQPDLPGLQIWHSRDLRIFPQRQAAEGRDANRTLLAVWHLDENRVVTIGSDLMADATLLHGWGFALEDIAEPYPFGAMFGRPYHDVWSIDVDSGERRRLLTRVRYEWPGAGGRWLVSYDGANYWSLEVATAERHDLTSNLATSFANTEYDTPTDVVPPFAFGPGGWLEDDAGVLLYDKHDIWRVALDGSGATRLTAGAEAGITHRVASLPDDDIPGLDPGASLHLTLYNERTEQRGYARVAPGWDGPVETLVFEDALVGGLARADSADILLYRAEAFDDPPDYFVGGPDLADAVQVTDINPFIAEVAWGRAELVDFTSESGRDLQAVLLYPAGYEAGTAVPTIVYTYEMLSPQMHRFIAPSERDYYNFTAWTQHGYAVLLPDIVYRARDPGVSALESVRAAVARVVDMGVADPDAVGLIGHSWGGYQATFLPTRTDIFAASVAGAPLTDFVSFMGAIHWNPGIPEVDHWETGQARMEVPFWEDPEAHRRNSPIHEVHNLETPLLMAFGDDDGVVDWDQGTEFYNFARRAGKQMVLLVYEGEDHGLREEANQKDYHRRILEWFGHYLKGDPAPSWITDGVSLQDLEDEKRRVAGGGKRAGGTS, encoded by the coding sequence GTGAGTTCATCCGCAGACTTCCGGCCGGCGCCGATCCCCAGCCGAAACTCCAGTGCGCGCCGTCGCCTTGCGGCCGTCTCCGTCGCGGCCGTCTCCGTCGCGGCCGTTTGCCTCGCCGCCGCGCTGCCGCTCTCCGCCCAGGATCCGCCCCGCGTCGCCCCCGAAGGCTACGGGCGCTGGGAGAATCTCGGGCCTGCTCTGCTCTCGCCGCATGGCGACTGGGTCGCTTACACGGTCAGCCGCGTCGACGAGACCGCGGAACTGCGGGTACGGCGCCTGAGCGAGGATGCGACGCGCGTCTTCCCCTGGGGACGGTCTCCGCGCTTCTCGCCGGACGGGGGCTGGCTGGCGTGGACCGTGGGGCTTTCGCCCGACGAGACGGAACGACGCGAAGAGGAAGGTGATGCGCTCCGCGAGGGGGCGGCGTTGCTCGACCTGGCCACCGGCGATATGCGCGAGTTTGCATCGGTGTCCGGGTGGAGCTTCGACTCGTCGGGACGATTCCTTGCGCTGCGCGCGGATCCGCCCGAGGAGCCGGCGGGGAAGGGCGCCGACCTGCGGATCGTGGTGCTGGCCACGGGCTCCGAGACGAGCTTCGGCAACGTCGGGGAGATGGCGTGGAGCTCCTCCGGGTCGCGGATCGCAATGGTGATCGCCACCGGAACCGACCTGGGGAACGGCGTGCAGGTCTACGATGCCGGCTCGGGCACGCTGCAGTCGGTGGATGCGTCGGGGGCCGGCTACCGGGGGCTGGCCTGGCGCGACGATGCGGCCGACCTGGCGGCCCTGCGCTCGCGTGAGGATGCCTCGGCGGGGGGTTCCGCCTACGACGTGCTGGCTTGGCGCGGCCTCGACCGCGGACCGGAGATGGTCGTGCTGGGCGAGGGCGCGGCTGGCATCGCGAACGGCCTGGAGGTCGTGGACCGGGCGCCGCAGTGGTCCGACGAGGGCGCCATAATCTCCATCGGGCTCCGGTCCCGTGAAGAAGAAGATGCGCAGGATGCCGGCGCGACCGGGACCAGTGAGGCCGACGCCGACGAGACGGGGTCGGCCGATTCGCAGGACGACCAGCCGGACCTGCCCGGGCTGCAGATCTGGCACAGCCGGGATTTGCGCATCTTCCCGCAGCGGCAGGCGGCGGAGGGCCGCGACGCGAACCGCACCCTGCTGGCCGTCTGGCATCTGGACGAGAACCGGGTCGTCACCATCGGCTCCGACCTGATGGCCGACGCAACCCTGTTGCACGGCTGGGGTTTCGCCCTGGAGGATATCGCCGAACCCTATCCTTTCGGCGCGATGTTCGGCCGGCCGTATCACGACGTCTGGTCGATCGACGTGGATAGCGGGGAGAGGCGCCGGCTTCTCACCCGGGTGCGCTACGAGTGGCCCGGCGCGGGCGGCCGCTGGCTGGTGTCGTACGACGGGGCCAACTACTGGAGCCTGGAGGTTGCAACCGCGGAGCGGCACGACCTGACCTCGAACCTCGCGACCTCCTTCGCCAACACGGAATACGACACACCCACCGATGTCGTCCCGCCCTTCGCTTTCGGCCCCGGGGGATGGCTGGAGGACGACGCCGGAGTCCTCCTCTACGACAAGCACGACATCTGGCGCGTCGCGCTGGACGGGAGCGGCGCAACGCGGCTCACCGCCGGTGCCGAGGCCGGCATCACGCACCGGGTCGCCAGCCTTCCGGATGACGATATCCCCGGCCTCGATCCGGGCGCATCGCTCCATCTCACGCTCTACAACGAGAGGACGGAGCAGCGGGGGTACGCGCGCGTCGCGCCGGGCTGGGACGGGCCCGTGGAGACGCTGGTATTCGAGGACGCGCTGGTGGGCGGTCTTGCGCGCGCGGACAGCGCCGACATCCTGCTCTACCGCGCCGAGGCCTTCGACGACCCGCCCGACTACTTCGTCGGTGGTCCCGATCTGGCCGACGCCGTTCAGGTCACCGACATCAACCCGTTCATCGCCGAAGTCGCGTGGGGCCGGGCCGAGCTGGTGGACTTCACGAGCGAGAGCGGGCGGGACCTGCAGGCGGTGCTGCTCTACCCGGCGGGCTACGAGGCCGGGACGGCCGTGCCCACCATCGTCTACACCTACGAGATGCTCTCGCCCCAGATGCACCGCTTCATCGCCCCCAGCGAGCGCGACTACTACAACTTCACGGCGTGGACCCAGCACGGCTACGCGGTGCTGCTCCCGGACATCGTCTACCGGGCCCGCGACCCGGGCGTGAGCGCGCTGGAGTCGGTGCGCGCGGCTGTGGCCAGGGTGGTCGACATGGGGGTGGCCGATCCGGACGCGGTCGGGCTCATCGGGCACTCCTGGGGCGGCTACCAGGCGACCTTCCTGCCCACCCGGACCGACATCTTCGCCGCCTCGGTGGCGGGCGCGCCCCTCACCGACTTCGTGAGCTTCATGGGGGCCATCCACTGGAACCCGGGGATCCCCGAGGTCGACCACTGGGAGACCGGCCAGGCCCGGATGGAGGTGCCGTTCTGGGAGGATCCCGAGGCGCACCGGCGCAACTCGCCCATCCACGAGGTGCACAACCTGGAGACGCCGCTGCTCATGGCCTTCGGCGACGACGACGGGGTCGTCGACTGGGACCAGGGCACCGAGTTCTACAACTTCGCGCGCCGCGCCGGGAAACAGATGGTGCTGCTGGTCTACGAGGGCGAGGACCACGGACTGCGCGAGGAAGCCAACCAGAAGGACTATCACCGCCGCATCCTGGAGTGGTTCGGCCACTACCTGAAGGGCGATCCGGCCCCGTCATGGATCACGGACGGTGTGTCCCTGCAGGACCTTGAAGACGAGAAGAGGCGAGTGGCCGGCGGCGGGAAGAGAGCCGGCGGCACCTCGTGA
- a CDS encoding aminotransferase class I/II-fold pyridoxal phosphate-dependent enzyme — MIDLRSDTVTLPTPAMRDAMAAAPVGDDVYGDDPTVNALEARTAELLGKEAAVFVPTGTMSNQIGVRAHTEPGDLVLIDRSAHIVRSESGAPAALSGVTLKPLPGRAGVFTAADVDDAIEPEHPFNPIHLESPPRLLCVENTHNGGGGTVWPLGQVEEVCAAARRHGLATHLDGARLWHATAATGVSEARYCAPFDTVNVCFSKGLGAPVGSALAGSEELVARARRFKQQFGGGFRQAGILAAAALHALEHHHGGLPADIANARALAHGVACIDGLEVDLDRVQSNLVRFRVNAVPAGAFALRCHARGLHLLPQGETGVRAVTHRDISAPDVERALDIMRRVVRAACRG; from the coding sequence ATGATCGATCTGCGCAGCGACACCGTGACCCTTCCCACCCCGGCCATGCGCGACGCCATGGCCGCCGCCCCGGTGGGCGACGACGTCTACGGCGACGACCCCACGGTGAACGCCCTGGAGGCGCGCACGGCGGAGCTGCTGGGCAAGGAGGCCGCGGTCTTCGTCCCCACCGGCACGATGTCCAACCAGATCGGGGTGCGCGCCCACACCGAACCCGGCGACCTCGTCCTGATCGACCGGAGCGCCCACATCGTCCGCAGCGAGTCGGGCGCCCCGGCCGCGCTCAGCGGCGTGACCCTGAAGCCCCTCCCCGGGCGTGCCGGCGTGTTCACCGCCGCCGATGTGGACGACGCCATCGAGCCCGAGCACCCCTTCAATCCCATCCACCTGGAGTCGCCACCCCGGCTGCTGTGCGTGGAGAACACCCACAACGGGGGAGGGGGGACGGTGTGGCCGCTCGGCCAGGTCGAGGAAGTGTGCGCGGCCGCCCGCCGCCACGGCCTTGCGACCCACCTTGACGGCGCCCGCCTCTGGCACGCCACTGCCGCCACGGGGGTCTCCGAGGCCCGCTACTGCGCGCCTTTTGACACCGTGAACGTCTGCTTCAGCAAGGGACTCGGCGCTCCCGTGGGCTCCGCCCTGGCCGGCTCCGAGGAGCTGGTAGCGCGGGCGCGGCGCTTCAAGCAGCAGTTCGGGGGCGGCTTCCGCCAGGCGGGAATCCTGGCCGCCGCCGCACTGCACGCGCTGGAGCACCACCACGGCGGGTTGCCGGCCGACATCGCCAACGCCCGCGCCCTGGCGCACGGGGTCGCCTGCATCGACGGCCTGGAGGTCGATCTCGACCGCGTGCAGTCCAACCTGGTGCGCTTCCGGGTGAACGCAGTGCCGGCGGGCGCCTTCGCGCTCCGCTGCCATGCACGCGGGCTTCATCTCCTGCCCCAGGGCGAAACCGGCGTCCGGGCCGTGACCCACCGGGACATCTCCGCGCCCGACGTGGAGCGTGCGCTCGACATCATGCGGCGCGTGGTGCGCGCGGCCTGCCGGGGCTAG
- a CDS encoding ATP-dependent 6-phosphofructokinase: MRIAITTGGGDAPGLNAVIRAAVLAARARGWEVFGIRRGYSGLFQAGYGGVVVLDEAAVRGITHEGGTILGTTSRGNPFSFQVTQPDGSVRTVDRSGEVIDRFREMGIDCLIAIGGDGSLRIARDLARRGLNVIGVPKTIDNDLDATVVTFGFHTAVQTATDAIDKLHSTAEAHERIMVVELMGRHAGWIALFAGLAAAADVILIPEIPYRLDRVVEAIEARWSRGHEYAIVVVAEGALPVGGEASYLDDHAGLKRRLGGAARLLSRQLRERTRHETRSLVLGHLQRGGAPTAYDRIISLRFGSAAIELAERGQFGCMVALEPPDVKAVPLADAVRHLKTVPARGDVVRTARAVGISFGD; encoded by the coding sequence ATGCGCATCGCGATCACCACCGGCGGCGGGGACGCTCCCGGGCTCAACGCGGTCATCCGTGCCGCCGTGCTCGCGGCCCGGGCGCGCGGATGGGAGGTGTTCGGGATCCGGCGGGGCTATTCGGGTCTCTTCCAGGCGGGCTATGGCGGGGTGGTGGTGCTCGACGAGGCCGCGGTCCGCGGGATCACCCACGAGGGCGGCACGATCCTGGGGACCACCAGCCGGGGCAACCCGTTCTCGTTCCAGGTCACGCAGCCGGACGGATCGGTGCGCACGGTGGATCGTTCCGGCGAAGTCATCGACCGATTCCGGGAGATGGGGATCGACTGCCTCATCGCGATTGGCGGCGACGGCTCGCTCAGGATCGCGCGCGATCTGGCGCGCCGGGGCCTCAACGTCATCGGCGTGCCCAAGACCATCGACAATGACCTGGATGCGACGGTGGTAACCTTCGGCTTCCATACCGCCGTCCAGACCGCGACCGACGCCATCGACAAGCTTCATTCCACCGCCGAGGCGCACGAGCGCATCATGGTCGTCGAGCTGATGGGACGGCACGCCGGCTGGATTGCGCTCTTCGCCGGCCTGGCCGCAGCCGCGGACGTGATTCTCATCCCGGAGATCCCCTACCGGCTCGACCGTGTGGTGGAAGCGATCGAGGCCCGCTGGAGCCGGGGCCACGAGTACGCGATCGTGGTCGTGGCGGAGGGTGCGCTTCCCGTGGGTGGAGAAGCCTCATACCTGGACGACCATGCCGGCCTGAAGCGCCGACTGGGAGGAGCCGCGAGGCTGCTCAGCCGCCAGTTGAGGGAACGCACCCGCCACGAGACCCGCAGCCTGGTGCTGGGACACCTGCAGCGGGGCGGCGCGCCCACCGCCTACGACCGCATCATCTCCCTGCGATTCGGATCCGCGGCCATCGAACTCGCCGAACGTGGACAGTTCGGCTGCATGGTCGCGCTGGAGCCGCCCGACGTGAAGGCGGTGCCCCTCGCAGATGCGGTGAGGCATCTCAAGACAGTGCCTGCCCGGGGAGATGTCGTGCGCACTGCCCGGGCGGTGGGGATTTCGTTCGGCGACTGA